One Sphingomonas sp. FARSPH DNA segment encodes these proteins:
- a CDS encoding pyrroline-5-carboxylate reductase family protein: MTDLPQGRMLLVGCGNMGGAMLRRWIAAGLDPAQVTVVSPSGRSMPDGVRVVTAVPSADAGAPFDIVMLGFKPQQLGLFRDGPLAGHAPRLLLSILAGVEHDPIAAVVPRAVNIVRAMPNLPVAIGKGVVALNTVQADDAARATAAALMRPLGHIEWIAVADQFDDVTALAGCGPGFVFRFADALAQAGAALGLPADQAARLALATLQGAAMMAAEATDTPHVLADRVASPGGSTRAGLNVLDRPDGLVALLTDTLAASARRNREMAAAAREG, translated from the coding sequence GTGACCGACCTGCCGCAGGGGCGGATGCTGCTCGTCGGATGCGGCAACATGGGCGGCGCGATGCTGCGCCGCTGGATCGCGGCCGGGCTGGACCCGGCGCAGGTAACCGTGGTCAGCCCCAGCGGGCGGTCGATGCCGGATGGCGTGCGGGTGGTGACGGCGGTGCCCTCGGCCGACGCCGGCGCGCCGTTCGACATCGTCATGCTGGGTTTCAAACCGCAGCAACTCGGCCTGTTTCGCGACGGCCCGCTCGCCGGCCATGCGCCGCGCCTGCTGCTGTCGATCCTCGCCGGGGTGGAGCATGATCCGATCGCCGCGGTCGTGCCGCGGGCGGTCAACATCGTGCGCGCCATGCCCAATCTGCCCGTCGCGATCGGCAAGGGGGTCGTCGCGCTCAACACCGTGCAGGCGGATGACGCGGCCCGCGCGACCGCGGCGGCGCTGATGCGCCCGCTCGGCCATATCGAATGGATCGCGGTGGCGGATCAGTTCGACGACGTCACCGCGCTGGCGGGATGCGGCCCCGGCTTCGTCTTTCGCTTTGCCGACGCGCTGGCGCAGGCGGGCGCCGCGCTCGGCCTTCCCGCGGATCAGGCCGCCCGTCTCGCACTCGCGACGTTGCAAGGCGCCGCGATGATGGCGGCGGAAGCGACCGACACGCCGCACGTGCTTGCCGACCGCGTCGCCAGCCCCGGCGGATCGACGCGCGCCGGGCTGAACGTGCTCGATCGGCCCGACGGGCTGGTCGCGCTGCTGACCGATACGCTGGCCGCATCCGCGCGGCGCAACCGCGAAATGGCCGCCGCGGCGCGCGAAGGCTGA
- a CDS encoding YbjN domain-containing protein, producing MAMLDHADHEQDSAAPIDMLEAYYAAHGWDHERHEDEIVATVKGSWTTYELRALWREDDSVLQFLAFPDIKVTDDRRTAVYEAIGLVNEQLWIGHFELWSSSGVLLYRHAVMVDGEDEGTMTLGGAELLVESAIEECERFYPVFQFVLWGGKTPREALAAALIETQGEA from the coding sequence ATGGCCATGCTGGACCACGCCGACCACGAACAGGATTCCGCCGCCCCCATCGACATGCTGGAGGCCTATTACGCCGCGCACGGCTGGGACCATGAGCGGCATGAGGACGAGATCGTCGCGACGGTCAAGGGCAGCTGGACGACGTACGAGCTGCGCGCCTTGTGGCGCGAGGACGACAGCGTGCTGCAATTCCTCGCGTTTCCCGACATCAAGGTCACCGACGACCGTCGCACCGCGGTCTATGAGGCGATCGGGCTGGTCAACGAACAATTGTGGATCGGCCATTTCGAACTGTGGTCGTCGTCGGGCGTGCTCCTCTATCGCCATGCCGTGATGGTCGACGGCGAGGACGAGGGGACGATGACGCTGGGCGGCGCCGAATTGCTCGTCGAATCGGCGATCGAGGAATGCGAGCGCTTCTATCCGGTGTTCCAGTTCGTATTGTGGGGCGGCAAGACCCCGCGCGAGGCGCTCGCCGCCGCGCTGATCGAGACGCAGGGCGAGGCGTAA
- a CDS encoding accessory factor UbiK family protein: MQTENRLFDDVVKFVNGAAGTLAGVGREAESNARARAREWIGGLDFVSRDEFDAVKAMAIAARDEADALKARLDALEAKVAAGGTADAGPAA; this comes from the coding sequence ATGCAGACCGAAAACCGCCTGTTCGATGATGTCGTGAAGTTCGTGAACGGCGCGGCCGGGACGCTCGCCGGTGTCGGGCGCGAGGCGGAATCGAACGCCCGCGCGCGGGCGCGCGAATGGATCGGCGGGCTCGATTTCGTCAGCCGCGACGAATTCGACGCGGTAAAGGCGATGGCGATCGCCGCCCGCGACGAGGCCGATGCGCTGAAGGCGCGGCTCGACGCGCTGGAGGCGAAGGTCGCCGCCGGCGGTACGGCCGATGCGGGGCCCGCCGCCTGA
- a CDS encoding TspO/MBR family protein, translating to MSFLRWAAVSVPLILLLGFASGRAVPTGADSGWYMALAKPDLNPPGWVFPIVWTGLYILMGVALAMILHARGAKGRGPAIGLFGVQFALNLIWTPLFFGMHRVEAALLVIVAMLVVAIATTVAFSRIRVAAAWLMVPYLVWISFAGVLTWRIGQLNPDAETLVPAAHTSQML from the coding sequence ATGTCGTTCCTGCGCTGGGCGGCGGTGAGCGTGCCGCTGATCCTGCTGCTGGGCTTCGCCTCGGGGCGCGCGGTGCCGACCGGTGCGGACAGCGGCTGGTACATGGCGCTGGCCAAACCGGACCTCAATCCGCCCGGCTGGGTGTTCCCGATCGTGTGGACGGGCCTGTACATCCTGATGGGTGTGGCGCTGGCGATGATCCTGCACGCGCGCGGCGCCAAGGGCCGCGGTCCCGCGATCGGCCTGTTCGGCGTGCAGTTCGCGCTCAACCTGATCTGGACGCCGCTGTTCTTCGGGATGCACCGGGTTGAGGCGGCGCTGCTCGTCATCGTCGCAATGCTGGTCGTGGCGATCGCCACCACCGTCGCCTTTTCGCGCATCCGCGTCGCGGCGGCGTGGCTAATGGTCCCGTATCTGGTGTGGATCAGCTTCGCGGGCGTGCTGACCTGGCGGATCGGGCAGCTCAACCCCGACGCCGAAACCCTTGTGCCGGCGGCGCACACGTCCCAGATGCTGTGA
- a CDS encoding TlyA family RNA methyltransferase, whose product MAKTRADQLLVDRGLAESRTRAQALIMAGLVFVGDRKVDKPGQSVADDVAIDVRGRDHPWVSRGGIKLAHGLDTFEWDVTGAVAIDVGSSTGGFTDVLLSRGGLRVYAVDSGTNQLAWKLRQDPRVVVHEQTSARILTDAQIPEPIDLVVCDASFIGLAKVLERPLSFVRPGGRLLALIKPQFEAGREEVGKGGVVRDPAVHARVCAEVTRWLEDSGWRVAGVVASPITGPEGNVEFLVAAHRVGPQTER is encoded by the coding sequence ATGGCAAAGACCCGTGCGGACCAGCTTCTCGTCGATCGCGGCCTCGCCGAGTCGCGCACCCGGGCGCAGGCGCTGATCATGGCGGGCCTCGTCTTCGTCGGCGACCGCAAGGTCGACAAGCCGGGGCAGAGCGTCGCCGACGACGTCGCGATCGACGTGCGCGGTCGCGACCATCCCTGGGTCTCGCGCGGCGGCATCAAGCTCGCGCACGGGCTGGACACGTTCGAATGGGATGTGACGGGCGCGGTCGCGATCGACGTCGGATCGTCGACGGGCGGCTTCACCGACGTGCTGCTCAGCCGCGGCGGGCTCCGCGTCTATGCGGTCGACAGCGGCACCAACCAGCTGGCGTGGAAGCTGCGTCAGGATCCGCGCGTCGTCGTCCACGAACAGACGAGCGCGCGCATCCTGACCGACGCGCAAATCCCCGAGCCGATCGACCTCGTCGTGTGCGACGCGAGCTTCATCGGCCTCGCCAAGGTGCTGGAACGGCCGTTGTCGTTCGTCCGCCCCGGCGGCCGCCTGCTCGCGCTGATCAAGCCGCAGTTCGAGGCGGGCCGGGAAGAGGTGGGGAAGGGCGGCGTCGTGCGCGATCCGGCGGTGCACGCACGCGTCTGCGCGGAGGTCACGCGTTGGCTGGAGGACAGCGGCTGGCGCGTCGCGGGGGTCGTGGCCAGCCCGATCACGGGGCCCGAGGGCAATGTGGAATTTCTGGTCGCCGCGCACCGTGTCGGACCGCAAACGGAACGATAA
- a CDS encoding RBBP9/YdeN family alpha/beta hydrolase, whose amino-acid sequence MTGFATFESAGPTILTVPGLGGSGPSHWQTLWEEARPDTVRVELGMWNTPHRNAWVTKLDQAIRAAQAPVILAAHSLGCLAVAWWAELSPQPYGWPVAGALLVAPADVDRPDAPEALKGFAPSPRTPLPFPSILVASRDDPWITIDRAHSLAADWGSHFVDAGAQGHLNAASGIGWWHEGQDMLNRVIAASSDARGHARTPGDARAILAVNATDAAQAHYLGR is encoded by the coding sequence ATGACTGGTTTCGCGACGTTCGAATCCGCCGGCCCGACGATCCTGACCGTGCCGGGCCTCGGCGGGTCAGGCCCCTCGCACTGGCAGACGCTTTGGGAAGAGGCGCGGCCCGACACGGTGCGCGTCGAACTCGGCATGTGGAACACGCCGCATCGCAACGCCTGGGTGACGAAGCTCGACCAGGCGATCCGCGCGGCACAGGCACCGGTGATCCTCGCGGCGCACAGCCTCGGCTGCCTCGCGGTCGCCTGGTGGGCGGAACTGAGCCCGCAGCCCTATGGCTGGCCCGTCGCAGGCGCGTTGCTCGTCGCCCCCGCCGACGTCGACCGCCCCGACGCGCCCGAGGCGTTGAAGGGCTTCGCGCCCTCGCCGCGCACCCCGTTGCCCTTCCCATCGATCCTCGTCGCCTCGCGCGACGACCCGTGGATCACGATCGACCGCGCGCACAGCCTCGCGGCGGACTGGGGCAGCCATTTCGTCGACGCGGGCGCGCAAGGGCACCTCAACGCCGCCAGCGGCATCGGCTGGTGGCACGAGGGGCAAGACATGCTGAACCGCGTCATCGCCGCGAGCAGCGACGCCCGCGGCCACGCCCGCACCCCCGGCGACGCCCGCGCCATCCTCGCGGTCAACGCCACCGACGCGGCGCAGGCGCATTATCTGGGGCGGTGA
- a CDS encoding Ig-like domain-containing protein, translating into MTMLTGLVAALALTGTFSQNDPGKGDRRMPDPLLGSLAVDHPDQVSELHGQVRREARDAAWAPGAEAALAKRFGGIAGVDSLRVLCAATLCEVAGRLKPGSDSGPALLALQKLPLSGVRDLGFGDSAFSVGGKAAGVGTPFVTYLKRIPPTMPHVVSTSPVQDATIAPGPYTLSVTFDRPMRARSYSFVTSNVGDYPACDGKPQQSPDGRTFTMHCTAVAGRTYAIGFNSARFRNFVSVEGVAAAPSMLAFDTRR; encoded by the coding sequence ATGACGATGCTCACGGGTCTGGTCGCCGCGCTCGCCCTGACCGGCACTTTCTCCCAAAACGATCCGGGCAAGGGCGACCGGCGGATGCCTGATCCGTTGCTCGGGTCGCTGGCCGTCGACCATCCCGATCAGGTTTCGGAGCTGCATGGGCAAGTCCGGCGCGAGGCACGGGATGCGGCCTGGGCGCCCGGCGCGGAAGCGGCGCTCGCCAAACGGTTCGGCGGGATCGCCGGCGTCGACAGCCTGCGCGTCCTGTGCGCAGCGACCTTGTGCGAGGTCGCCGGACGGCTGAAGCCCGGTTCCGATTCGGGGCCGGCGCTGCTCGCACTGCAAAAGCTGCCGCTGTCGGGCGTGCGCGATCTCGGCTTCGGCGATTCCGCTTTCTCGGTCGGCGGAAAGGCGGCGGGCGTGGGGACGCCGTTCGTCACGTATCTCAAGCGCATCCCGCCGACGATGCCCCATGTGGTGTCGACCAGTCCGGTGCAGGACGCGACGATCGCTCCCGGCCCCTATACGCTGAGCGTGACGTTCGACCGGCCGATGCGCGCGCGCAGCTATTCGTTCGTGACCAGCAACGTCGGCGACTATCCCGCTTGCGACGGCAAGCCGCAGCAATCGCCGGATGGCAGGACATTCACGATGCACTGCACCGCCGTTGCCGGCCGCACCTATGCGATCGGTTTCAATTCGGCGCGCTTCCGCAACTTCGTCAGTGTGGAGGGCGTCGCAGCGGCGCCGTCAATGCTCGCCTTCGACACCCGCCGCTGA
- the dxs gene encoding 1-deoxy-D-xylulose-5-phosphate synthase, with protein MSELPDTPLLDTVKTPADLRKLKPEQLRQLADELRSETISAVGTTGGHLGSGLGVVELTVAIHYVFDTPTDRLIWDVGHQCYPHKILTGRRDRIRTLRQGGGLSGFTKRTESEYDPFGAAHSSTSISAALGFATANRLSGSPSKAIAVIGDGSMSAGMAYEAMNNAEAAGNRLVVILNDNDMSIAPPVGGLSAYLSRMVSSREFLGVRDVLKRLARRLPRPLHKAARKTDEYARGMTMGGTLFEELGFYYVGPIDGHNLDHLIPVLENVRDAAEGPILVHVVTKKGKGYAPAEAAADKYHGVQKFDVITGAQAKAPPGPPQYQNVFGDQLVKEGQRDPTIVAITAAMPSGTGVDRFAKAFPDRAFDVGIAEQHAVTFAAGLAAQGMRPFCAIYSTFLQRAYDQVVHDVAIQNLPVRFAIDRAGLVGADGATHAGSFDVTYLATLPNFVVMAAADEAELVHMTHTAALHDSGPIAVRYPRGNGTGVALPEVPERLEIGKGRLVREGKTVAILSLGTRLAEALRAADVLEAKGLSTSVADLRFAKPLDEALIRRLLTTHEVAVTIEENAVGGLGAHVLTLASDEGLIDGGLRLRTMRLPDLFQDQDKPEVQYAQAGLDAEAIVDTVLKALRHNSAGVTEGARA; from the coding sequence ATGTCCGAACTTCCTGACACGCCGTTGCTCGACACCGTCAAGACCCCCGCCGACCTGCGCAAGCTGAAGCCGGAACAACTCCGCCAGCTCGCCGACGAACTGCGCAGCGAGACGATCTCGGCGGTCGGCACCACCGGCGGGCATCTCGGCTCCGGGCTCGGCGTCGTCGAACTGACCGTCGCGATCCATTATGTGTTCGACACGCCGACCGATCGCCTGATCTGGGACGTCGGCCACCAATGCTATCCGCACAAGATCCTGACCGGACGGCGCGACCGCATTCGTACGTTGCGCCAGGGCGGCGGCCTGTCCGGCTTCACCAAGCGGACCGAGAGCGAATACGATCCATTCGGCGCGGCGCATTCGTCGACGTCGATCTCTGCGGCGCTCGGTTTCGCGACCGCCAACCGGCTGTCGGGTTCGCCGTCGAAGGCGATCGCGGTGATCGGCGACGGATCGATGTCCGCCGGCATGGCCTATGAGGCGATGAACAACGCGGAAGCCGCGGGCAACCGCCTGGTCGTCATCCTCAACGACAACGACATGTCGATCGCGCCGCCGGTCGGCGGCCTGTCCGCCTACCTCTCGCGCATGGTGTCGAGCCGCGAATTCCTGGGCGTGCGCGACGTGCTGAAGCGGCTCGCCCGCCGGCTGCCGCGCCCGCTGCACAAGGCGGCGCGCAAGACCGACGAATATGCGCGCGGCATGACGATGGGCGGCACGCTGTTCGAGGAACTGGGCTTCTATTATGTCGGCCCGATCGACGGCCACAATCTCGACCATCTGATCCCCGTGCTCGAGAACGTTCGCGACGCCGCGGAAGGGCCGATCCTGGTCCACGTCGTCACCAAGAAGGGCAAGGGCTATGCCCCCGCCGAAGCGGCGGCGGACAAATATCACGGCGTCCAGAAGTTCGACGTCATCACCGGCGCGCAGGCGAAGGCGCCGCCGGGGCCGCCGCAATATCAGAACGTGTTCGGCGATCAGCTGGTCAAGGAAGGCCAGCGCGACCCGACGATCGTCGCGATCACCGCGGCGATGCCGTCGGGCACGGGCGTCGACCGCTTCGCCAAGGCGTTCCCCGATCGTGCCTTCGACGTCGGCATCGCGGAACAGCATGCCGTCACATTCGCCGCTGGCCTTGCGGCGCAGGGGATGCGGCCGTTCTGTGCGATCTATTCGACCTTCCTGCAGCGCGCCTACGACCAGGTCGTGCACGATGTGGCGATCCAGAACCTGCCGGTGCGCTTCGCGATCGATCGCGCAGGGCTGGTCGGCGCGGACGGCGCGACGCATGCGGGTAGCTTCGACGTCACTTATCTGGCGACCCTGCCCAATTTCGTCGTGATGGCGGCGGCGGACGAGGCCGAACTGGTGCATATGACGCACACCGCCGCGCTCCATGACAGCGGCCCGATCGCGGTCCGGTACCCGCGCGGCAACGGCACCGGCGTGGCGCTGCCGGAGGTGCCGGAGCGGCTGGAGATCGGCAAGGGCCGGCTGGTGCGCGAGGGCAAGACCGTCGCGATCCTGTCGCTCGGCACGCGGCTTGCGGAGGCGCTGCGCGCCGCCGACGTGCTCGAGGCGAAGGGGTTGTCGACGAGCGTCGCCGACCTGCGCTTCGCCAAGCCGCTGGACGAGGCGCTGATCCGCCGCCTGCTGACGACGCACGAGGTCGCGGTGACGATCGAGGAGAATGCGGTCGGCGGCCTCGGCGCGCACGTGCTGACGCTGGCGAGCGACGAGGGGCTGATCGACGGCGGCCTGCGCCTGCGCACGATGCGCCTGCCCGACCTGTTTCAGGACCAGGACAAGCCCGAGGTGCAATATGCGCAGGCCGGCCTCGACGCGGAGGCGATCGTCGACACGGTGCTGAAGGCGCTGCGCCACAACAGCGCCGGTGTGACCGAGGGCGCGCGGGCGTAA
- a CDS encoding Fur family transcriptional regulator: MAHAHTHHEPQGDELTEVAQATMERAGEQWTQMRAAVFAALAAFDKPASAYDLAEAVSQAQGRRVAANSVYRILDVFVAANLARKVESANAYVANAHPECLHDCIFLVCDSCGQIVHIDNDPLTQGVRSAAQAAGFKTVRPVVEVRGLCAACAAATH; this comes from the coding sequence ATGGCGCACGCGCACACGCATCACGAGCCGCAGGGCGACGAACTGACCGAGGTCGCGCAGGCGACGATGGAACGCGCCGGCGAACAATGGACGCAGATGCGCGCCGCCGTGTTCGCGGCGCTCGCCGCGTTCGACAAGCCGGCATCCGCCTACGACCTCGCCGAAGCCGTGTCGCAGGCGCAGGGGCGCCGCGTCGCCGCCAACAGCGTTTACCGTATCCTCGACGTGTTCGTCGCCGCCAACCTGGCGCGCAAGGTGGAAAGCGCCAACGCCTATGTCGCCAACGCTCACCCGGAATGCCTGCACGATTGCATCTTCCTGGTGTGCGATTCCTGCGGGCAGATCGTGCATATCGACAACGATCCGCTGACGCAGGGTGTGCGCAGCGCCGCGCAAGCCGCTGGATTCAAGACGGTTCGTCCCGTCGTCGAGGTGCGCGGCCTGTGCGCGGCCTGCGCCGCCGCGACGCACTGA
- a CDS encoding MerC domain-containing protein, translating into MTRTTRLLNGFGWAGLDRAAIALSGLCVVHCLASAVLLAMLSAAGGLLLNPIFHEVGLSIAILLGALALGRGVIEHGYIMPVAMGALGLGIMAGAMTLPHEGGGGAETLWTVIGVGLLAFGHDLNRRATH; encoded by the coding sequence ATGACGCGGACGACTCGCCTTCTCAATGGTTTCGGCTGGGCCGGACTCGATCGCGCGGCGATCGCGCTGTCGGGCCTGTGCGTCGTGCATTGCCTGGCGAGCGCGGTGTTGCTCGCGATGCTGTCGGCGGCGGGCGGTCTGTTGCTCAACCCGATCTTTCACGAAGTGGGCCTGTCCATCGCGATCCTGCTCGGCGCGCTCGCGCTGGGGCGCGGGGTGATCGAGCATGGCTATATCATGCCGGTCGCGATGGGCGCGCTGGGCCTGGGCATCATGGCGGGCGCGATGACGTTGCCGCACGAGGGCGGCGGCGGGGCGGAGACGTTGTGGACGGTGATCGGCGTCGGCCTGCTCGCCTTCGGTCACGACCTCAATCGGCGCGCGACGCACTGA
- a CDS encoding COX15/CtaA family protein, with product MLQPSAAFLSRARPRILSRWLYAVAGLIVAMVVVGGITRLTESGLSITQWKPISGIVPPLTQAQWQAEFDGYKRIPEYAAFNQGMTLAGFKAIFFWEYVHRLLARVIGLAFALPLIWFAVRRRVPAGYGWRLTAILALGGLQGAIGWWMVASGLSVRTDVSHVRLAVHLLTALTILAGIVWTALDLAALDRDPLGRPSRMTRVGGIALAMLFVQICWGAFTAGLDAGYAFSSWPLMGDSLFPAGVPMLAPGWRNAVDNPVVVQFIHRWWAFAAAAALVWLAVRATRAGSRAGFVVVALVTLQILLGIATLASGVEIVVAVAHQANAALLLIAAVAAAHAVGRHHARPAM from the coding sequence ATGCTCCAGCCCAGCGCCGCCTTCCTTTCGCGTGCCCGGCCACGCATCCTGTCGCGATGGCTCTACGCCGTCGCCGGCCTGATCGTCGCGATGGTCGTCGTCGGCGGCATCACCCGGCTGACCGAATCCGGCCTGTCGATCACGCAATGGAAGCCGATCAGCGGCATCGTCCCGCCCTTGACCCAGGCGCAGTGGCAGGCGGAGTTTGACGGCTACAAGCGCATTCCCGAATATGCCGCGTTCAACCAGGGCATGACGCTCGCCGGGTTCAAGGCGATCTTCTTCTGGGAATATGTCCATCGCCTGCTCGCGCGGGTGATCGGCCTCGCCTTTGCATTGCCGCTGATCTGGTTCGCGGTGCGGCGGCGCGTGCCCGCAGGCTATGGCTGGCGGCTGACCGCAATCCTCGCGCTCGGCGGGTTGCAGGGCGCGATCGGCTGGTGGATGGTCGCCAGCGGCCTGTCGGTGCGCACCGACGTCAGCCACGTGCGCCTCGCCGTCCACCTGCTGACCGCGCTAACCATCCTGGCGGGCATCGTCTGGACCGCGCTCGATCTCGCCGCGCTTGATCGCGATCCGCTGGGGCGGCCATCGCGGATGACGCGCGTCGGCGGCATCGCGCTGGCGATGCTGTTTGTGCAGATCTGCTGGGGCGCGTTCACCGCGGGGCTGGACGCCGGCTATGCCTTTTCCAGCTGGCCGCTGATGGGCGACAGCCTGTTTCCCGCGGGCGTGCCGATGCTCGCGCCCGGCTGGCGCAACGCGGTGGACAATCCCGTCGTCGTCCAGTTCATCCATCGCTGGTGGGCCTTCGCCGCCGCCGCCGCGCTCGTCTGGCTCGCGGTCCGCGCGACGCGGGCGGGGTCGCGGGCGGGCTTCGTCGTCGTCGCGCTGGTCACGCTGCAGATCCTGCTCGGCATCGCGACGCTGGCGAGCGGCGTCGAGATCGTCGTCGCGGTCGCGCACCAGGCGAATGCCGCACTGCTGCTGATCGCCGCCGTCGCCGCCGCGCATGCGGTCGGCCGGCACCACGCCCGACCGGCGATGTGA
- the rplM gene encoding 50S ribosomal protein L13 has translation MKALMKTTKAAKPHEVEKKWHIVDATDLVVGRAATIIANVLRGKHKPSFTPHVDCGDNVIVINADKVRFTGNKAGKKIYYKHTGYAGGIKGVTAAKVLEGRFPERVLEKAVERMIPRGPLGRQQMRNLRIFAGSEHPHDAQNPEVLDIAGMNRKNKVGA, from the coding sequence ATGAAGGCGCTCATGAAGACCACCAAGGCGGCCAAGCCGCACGAGGTGGAGAAGAAGTGGCATATCGTCGACGCCACCGACCTCGTGGTCGGCCGCGCCGCGACGATCATCGCCAACGTGCTGCGCGGCAAGCACAAGCCGAGCTTCACCCCCCACGTCGATTGCGGTGACAACGTCATCGTCATCAACGCCGACAAGGTCCGCTTCACCGGCAACAAGGCCGGGAAGAAGATCTATTACAAGCACACCGGTTACGCCGGCGGCATCAAGGGCGTCACCGCCGCGAAGGTGCTGGAAGGCCGCTTCCCCGAGCGCGTGCTGGAAAAGGCCGTCGAGCGCATGATCCCGCGCGGGCCGCTCGGCCGCCAGCAGATGCGCAACCTGCGCATCTTCGCAGGCTCCGAGCATCCGCACGACGCGCAGAACCCCGAGGTCCTCGACATCGCGGGCATGAACCGCAAGAACAAGGTGGGCGCATAA
- the rpsI gene encoding 30S ribosomal protein S9, producing MSDNRQSLSDLGAALNQQREAAVADSDGRADAYMAGELNEPVQTAPLRAQELDKFGRAYATGRRKDAVARVWLKPGTGKITINGRDQEVYFARPTLRLVINQVFGITEREGQYDVVCTVKGGGLSGQAGAVKHGISQALTKYEPVLRTPVKRAGFLTRDSRAVERKKYGRAKARRSFQFSKR from the coding sequence ATGTCCGACAACCGCCAGTCCCTTTCCGATCTGGGCGCCGCGCTCAACCAGCAGCGCGAAGCCGCCGTCGCGGATTCCGACGGTCGCGCTGACGCCTATATGGCCGGCGAGCTGAACGAGCCGGTGCAGACCGCACCGCTGCGTGCGCAGGAACTCGACAAGTTCGGCCGCGCCTATGCCACCGGCCGCCGCAAGGACGCGGTCGCCCGCGTCTGGCTGAAGCCCGGCACCGGCAAGATCACGATCAACGGTCGCGATCAGGAAGTCTATTTCGCGCGTCCGACGCTGCGCCTCGTCATCAACCAGGTGTTCGGCATCACCGAGCGCGAAGGCCAGTATGACGTGGTCTGCACCGTCAAGGGCGGCGGCCTTTCGGGCCAGGCCGGCGCGGTCAAGCACGGCATCAGCCAGGCGCTGACCAAGTACGAGCCGGTGCTGCGTACGCCCGTCAAGCGTGCCGGCTTCCTGACCCGCGACAGCCGCGCGGTCGAGCGTAAGAAGTACGGCCGCGCCAAGGCGCGTCGCAGCTTCCAGTTCTCGAAGCGCTGA
- a CDS encoding DMT family transporter: MSNPLWIPVTIAAATFQVGRNALQRGVMSASGPWGATLVRFLFGLPFSLVFVAIGARLTPGAALRWTDAFWLSAGVGAAAQVLATAALLDAMRRSGFAIGTALQQSSLPLAAVVGLVLYHDRIGATAWVGVIVTTAGLVALSWPPPEQRRASLVGAAMGLTSGLFFGFSLNAFRHATLALDAAHPVFAALVCVAVVQAMQTAGLTLFLLARDRAALVEVARHWRPSLGAGLCGACASAGWFVALALSPAAPVRALGIVEAPIAALAGHRLFRERLSLRQIVAGAAIVGGVLLTTLF; this comes from the coding sequence ATGTCGAACCCCCTGTGGATTCCCGTCACGATCGCCGCCGCGACGTTTCAGGTCGGGCGCAACGCGCTGCAACGCGGCGTCATGTCCGCCTCCGGCCCATGGGGCGCGACGCTGGTACGGTTCCTGTTCGGCCTGCCCTTCTCGCTCGTCTTCGTCGCGATCGGCGCGCGCCTGACGCCGGGGGCGGCGCTGCGCTGGACCGATGCGTTCTGGCTGTCCGCCGGGGTCGGCGCGGCGGCGCAGGTGCTGGCGACCGCGGCGCTGCTCGACGCGATGCGCCGGTCGGGCTTTGCGATCGGCACCGCGCTGCAACAAAGCTCGCTGCCGCTCGCCGCCGTGGTCGGCCTCGTCCTCTATCACGACCGGATCGGCGCAACCGCGTGGGTCGGCGTGATCGTCACCACCGCCGGGCTCGTCGCCCTGTCGTGGCCGCCGCCGGAACAGCGACGCGCCTCGCTGGTCGGCGCGGCGATGGGACTGACGTCGGGCCTGTTCTTCGGCTTCTCGCTCAACGCCTTCCGCCACGCGACGCTCGCGCTCGACGCCGCGCATCCGGTCTTCGCGGCGCTGGTCTGCGTCGCGGTCGTGCAGGCGATGCAGACGGCCGGGCTCACGCTGTTCCTGCTCGCGCGCGACCGCGCCGCGCTGGTCGAGGTCGCGCGCCACTGGCGTCCGTCGCTCGGCGCGGGGCTGTGCGGTGCCTGCGCCTCAGCCGGCTGGTTCGTCGCGCTGGCGCTGTCGCCCGCCGCCCCGGTGCGCGCGCTCGGCATCGTCGAGGCGCCGATCGCCGCGCTCGCCGGCCACCGCCTGTTCCGCGAGCGGCTGTCGCTCCGCCAGATAGTCGCCGGCGCTGCGATCGTCGGCGGCGTGCTGCTGACAACGCTGTTCTAG